In Dysidea avara chromosome 6, odDysAvar1.4, whole genome shotgun sequence, the genomic stretch CTTGCATTGTAATAAGCAATGTTGATAGCTGCAGCATCAGCACCAAAGTTGTTGTCAAACTTGCTATAACAACAGCAGCACCAATAGAACTCTATacttacatacatttacataatATGTTTCATCAGCTACTGGCCAAGCATTCTTACTAAAATATTTAGTCTTTGAATACTTTCCATGCATACtagagctgaaacagatatccgtattatccgggtatccggataataatttactatccggatagtgaTTTGATGCCATCAGGATAATTTCTAATAATTTTAAGCAATTTTATGTTAATGTTTCCTTGATCCAGTTAAACATTATTACAAACTTACTTAATCTTCATTTAAGTGTTATGTTTTATTCTaaagtactagtaaaacaaacatgttcacaacaaaatatacaatgcttttatagcaagtgataatgtcactatccgtaggatatctggaaagattttgttcaggatatccaGATAGTAAAAACTACTATCCGTTACAGCCCTAATGCATACTTtacaatatataatattatttaactAACAGATCTAACGTCTCACAAACTACCCACCACATTCCACAAATATGGGAACTTACTTCCAAGGACCTACACTCCAACTACAACACTTCCCAGTCTCATGCTTGCGCTGCACAAAGATGTATAGAATTGCATAGGCTAGTCTTGTTTAGACAGCAAACTGCTAGTTTGCTTGCACAGACTGACCCAAGCAATGAAGATTATATGGATGTGGAATTAGCAATTATTTTGATTGTTACTAATCACTTGTGGGATTAAtagtcatgtgtgaaactatccTGAAGAGAAATGAAGCAATAAAAataatacagcaataaacttgGCAAATACGTAGTAGCACACATCATCATACAACTGTACAATTGTTTTATACTTTCTACCAGCTAGCTACAGTTAGGGCTGGGaggtattgaaattttactatcacgatatatcatggggaaaatatcacgatattactaattatcacgatatttttttcatattttgacaGATGCTCTACTATGAAACTACACCTAGCTACACAAGTGATATAACCTGCAGCAACATGATGGACGtgcaaaaatacatgtacatggcatTAACCATTTATTGAACTATACATGGAGATATAAACATTAGCTAGACCTACAATTAAGCATGGAGAGGATGTGTCTTACACACCCAAGTGCACGACATAAATTCAGGAGCTCTACAGATTCCCATGCATGACTAAATGACTGCTAACTATAGCAACAAAAGCTCATTCACCCATGCACGttttattagctataatgcCACAATGTGCAGAAATATTCTTTCCTCAATAAAAATGCAAAATAATAAGTCCCTTAAATAGCTACTTTCATATTCGCATGAATGCTCTATaaagttacttgactgctctattagagtatataggtgactgctctattagagtatctcgatctctccTGGAGCTAAACAGCAGCACTAtgtttacagtagttagctaaaaCGAATATTATTGAAGAACACCGCGATAATCACGATATCGCGATAATATCgtttccaagaatttttgacgATACTGGTATCGTTACATCAGAATATCGCGGTTTTACGATATAACCGAGATACCGCCCACCCCTAGCTACAGTTACCATTAACAGCAactactagtaatagcatgggtagcagtaaAATCTGGGATAAATACTATGAATGTTACATTGAAAATGGTAAAATCTCACAAGGTGAAATAGCAGTAGCAATCCAAACAAGGGCTAACAACAAAAATAATCTATACAGCTACACTGCTAGACAACCATCAACATAATCACCTTAGCAACCATTACCATGGAGGCCATTACTAAGGTAATAAACAGTGTGGGGAATGACAACCATgccttagcaaccattgctaaacAACAACACAATACTATAGCACatattctagccaatgaaattgcaattacagtTATTCACTGCTACGAGTGAAATTTGCTCACTGCTGGAATtgggacttttgtatgggaggtgaaacaggtatggtatatTATGGCATAACATATCGATAATCACAATAATGCAGCCAAGACATGTCAGAATTTTGCATAAAAACATATTGGATATTTATAGAACAGTTACTAATGTTatccactctaatagaacagtcaccacaaagACATAATGACCACATTTCAAGTAGTTTTAGACCCACATTTGTTATGACTATTGGAAAAACAATAAATTGAAAGAAAAAGAAAGCTGATCCCTACTCAGTAAGGATCATCCCAACTCCTTCAACATAGCTTTGTTGGCTTTCACCAGTACTATTTTGTGAATGCAAAGgggtcttccatacacatccaattccatgaactTGGAAGGCCATAACTTAGTTTTCAAAATACACACAAACTTGAACTTTTCATCACAAATTAAGCTATcatgttggtgctcactgctAAGCAAGTTTCAAATCAATGGTCCTTTACAATCAGAAGTTATGAATTATCAAAGTTGACTAATAGGCAGTCTGTGGAAGACCCTTCTTGCAATCTGATCACAATTTTCTAACACATCTACGTATATAtaactgtacatacatgtatatgactCTTACCAGTCTGTGAAAGCTATAGGAGCATAATAACTTCTGTCCACAAAGAAATTATGTGATGATATGTCAACGGTACCAGCATAATCTGTAGCTAAATTTTTTGTAAACATACAACCATTAAACTCTACTGAGCTATTAACAATTTGGTCATGAATAGAAATGATGACTGCACCAGCAACCGTTGCAGTATTTGCCATGAATAAACAATTAAGTATTGTTGCTTTAACAGATGCTTCATCACTGTGGTTTTGACTTCCATTAGTTCTGTAAAATAATCCTCCAGCAAACATAGCATGGTTGTTATTGAATGTGAGATTTTCCAGTGTGTAGGTTTGATGACTGTGTGTGTTCAGCGCGATACAGAACAGACCACCACCAAGAAAACTAGATGTATTGTTGACAAACATTGAGTTATTCACTACACAATTTACTATACTGGGTGTGCTAACAGTAATTGCTAGCCCTCCACCCCGACTACCCAAAGACCTTTGGGAGACAAATTGATGAAGTGCAAAATCACTACTAGAAGAGGTTGCAGTATTATTATTGAAGTAGCAATCAGTAACAACAATGGAGATGTTGCTGACCAGTGTTACATTAAGGATGTATGAAATAGAGAGACCTCCACCATGGTATTGGCTAAAAGCAGCATAGTCACCATTAGAAGTGTTATTATCAAATGTACAATTCTTTACTATCACATTTGGTGAGTTGAAGATGTTAACTGCTCCAAATTGATTGCGCCTATAATGTACAGTTACATGATAGAGTAAGTGTGCAGTTTACTGGCCAGAGTAAATTATTGAAGTATTTTGCAATGATAAAAATTATTGTGTGGTTTGTTGACAACACACATGTTTAATCAGCTGAGTAATGAGATTGATAGGGCATTTCCCTTTGATAAGGTTTCCCTTTGCTAAGTAGCATTAGTTATGCAGATTTGTGTACAAATTTGGGTGAATTGTGGGTTTTTACATACAAGCATGAAAGTTGGTAAGCTTCATTTAGTAAGTGTTTTTAGAAGTGGAACCACCTCCAACTTTGACCTTTGCACATCAATTACTTATTAAAATTAATGACATTTAGAAATTGTTAACGATTTTTGTCAATGTGGGTATCAAATGAAAGGGCACATTACAAGGAGTAATTTAACAGTTGAATCAAGTCTGTATGTCTTTCTGTTCAAACGTTATGGCTATTTTTCCATGTTCAATTATCACAGTAAACAAAAACAGTATAATACCGTTCTACAAGTGTTTCTAGATGCTGATAATCTAATAAAAAGCTATATCATTGTAATCTCCACCACAATGACACAGGAAGTACCTTTTAGAGCTGCTTTTTGGCACTTGCACTGTCCTCTGCACCCTTTTTCGCATCCACAACTCAGTAGCTCGCTGGATGAACTGCTGGCTTCCAGTAAAGTTGTCCATAACGGCTTCCAGTTACCTGGATTAGTCCATCCCCACTGCTCTGGTGAAGGAAAGTTTTGTGCAACATCCCCAGCAATGCCCTCCTTGGTATACAGCTCTCATAATATGTTGTACCAAGGCTGCTCTGGTAGGAGGGATAGCATCCATTGCTCGACCTTTTTTGCTAAAAAGTTGCTTCCTAGCTTCATCAATGTACACCAAACCATTTGTACGTTCATACAGTAGTATTGAAAGCACAACTATATCCTTTTCATTTATGTCATCAGATGCAGTGGAAAGTGCTAGAAAGGTTGCAGTCACTTGTTCGTATGCCATCCATGTGTTCCAAGCTGACTTCTTTCCCCTTGTAGCAAATACTGACACTATCACATCCTGAAACATAGATAAAGCTGAAGACTTTCTAGGGCCAATGGTTTTAACAATGTCATGAACAGGTATATATCTAAACTTTTTACTGTTCCAAATGCTATCCACAATTCctctatatgtacatgtaattttgttgctgctgctactgaCAAGACGACCACATCAGtatccactgtacatagtaaAATTCTTTTAAAACCCTTGTTGACAGCATCTGCCATATAATCATAGGATCATTCTTGTATCTGCTTCTTCATGTTCAGAGGGAGCAAGATGACTAGTGTCTTGTGGGGGATGCACACAACTTCTGAACCAGTTGTCATGATCATAGGTTTTGCAAGGAAAGTGAACAACTCAGTCTTGTCTGCATCATTAGACAAGAACTCCTGCCAGTTGTTTTGGCAAAGTAGTTGATACTTCTACTCTTATACCCTTTCCACATTTTATTCTTGTTTGGGATTTTAGGCTGTTTGCAATGTATTGATCCCAAACAACATCTACCCTGCTTACATGGTGAATTTGGTTTCAGTATAATAAGAAGACTTTGACAGTATAGCCATTAAAGGTCTTTATATGGCCCCCTCTATAGAATAGCAACTTCAGTATCAGGATGTGATGATACTACAGCTGGGTCTTCGTCAATAAACAAGTCAAGAGATCAGCCTTGGTTTGGTGCCTTGTCTATGGTTTTCATGATGAAAGAAATCATCAAGTTCACCATTAATTTTCATGACTGACAAGCAATGTAGAGCCTTGAAAAGAGAGAAACATCACTCTTTAATGATGTAACTTACAGACTAGCCTTTGATTTTTCTCTGGGCGGAGGTCAACTAAACAaaggtaatttatttttccAATAGCCTCAGAGTGAGTTGATTGCTCTAATAATCTGTCATTTACAAAATTGTTCCTCCTCAGCCTGACAACTAACAGATGCTGCTGTTTCATCTATTACATCCCTTGTATCCAGCCTTAACAGATTCTTGCCCTTTTTGATAAAAGTGTTTCCCATTTCTTCCATTACATCTATCAAACTTTTTACATAATTAGCAAACATTATTTGAGTACTCTTTGCCTGATCATGATGCAATGTTACTGAGGCTTTCTCATGTACCTTTTCTATGCACATTTCAAATTCTATAGTTATTCTTACCAGCTCAAGCCCAGTTACAATCCAATGTCTGAGAGTTTCAGAATTTTATGTAAGACCAATAGCTCCACTGTCGCACTTTACAGTGGCATTGTTTTGCTCATGAGCTGGTCAATTGCCATGGACGAAAATACTCACTTGGTTTTGTGGACGGTAAAATAGTCTTTATTGAATTCCAAAGCAGTTATAGGATGTCATGTTGAGATTAACCAATATCTCGAATATGGACTGGTATATCATCTAGCATAGTTGGTATGGTCCAAACTAAAGAATCATGGTGCAAGTTTCATCAGGGAttctatataatagttagacgtcaagaaccagggttctacgggatttagaaaactcgaaggccctgggctgtagcgcctgagcgcagcgagggcgctactaagggcctgagggttttctaaatcccgtagaacccagtggttcttgacgtctaacttatttagactacaactcgttattgtaccttgagttgacagctgcttgtaaataggaaatgtatggataattactagaaacaagccctctacacctcccgacatggcgggacctcagcgtggctgttgctacccgtttaaacgcccatgcgttgccaatgttacaggcgcgtgctatgtatcgaagtactggactcagcgagtggactacaactctttgttgctgttgttgtgcctcgacagctgcttgtaagcaagtaatgtagtgttgattagtacaaacaagcccattacacctccctctaattcagtacggctgttactagccatttaaatgcccatgcgttgccaatgttacaggcgcgtaattatcgtgtttcgtatcgcctcagagcgtggtctctattggacatgaccgtggctctacgagatttagagaccacgttttcagccaatcaaatttcagtatcaaacttgttgtagtctaaatacaGTGAGACATCTGCTGTGTGAAGAGACTTAACATATATCAAGACCAGGAGCTCCAGATAC encodes the following:
- the LOC136259465 gene encoding uncharacterized protein, with the translated sequence MDNFTGSQQFIQRATELWMRKRVQRTVQVPKSSSKRRNQFGAVNIFNSPNVIVKNCTFDNNTSNGDYAAFSQYHGGGLSISYILNVTLVSNISIVVTDCYFNNNTATSSSSDFALHQFVSQRSLGSRGGGLAITVSTPSIVNCVVNNSMFVNNTSSFLGGGLFCIALNTHSHQTYTLENLTFNNNHAMFAGGLFYRTNGSQNHSDEASVKATILNCLFMANTATVAGAVIISIHDQIVNSSVEFNGCMFTKNLATDYAGTVDISSHNFFVDRSYYAPIAFTDCKFDNNFGADAAAINIAYYNARFNNVAFSNNTGTAVRVVAGKIYSEGRIVYYGNNAATNAIEGIASIGGALYLLSYSQLVLQSGTHIDYISNTGRIGAAIAVEDDPPVIPPVFRNIYDHPLCFLQVSNHSDLLNPDQLSLNFTDNKAVIGGEIFARLELCLLVPPFSSDNSELPFLTHDKNDSLLLSPTMRVHLSSEPVSGYPGGKFSLRITPKDQLNSSTIDIVTFAGLTNKTNVVSLIKINVLR